The genomic segment GCCGGAGCGAGGAGGAGCACCCGCCGTTCGGCGACTACCGCGGCGCGCCCATCGAGGCCTGCGTCCGGCTCGGGGCCTCCACCGGCACGAGCGGCCGGCCGACGCTCATCCTCTGGACCCGCAAGGACCTCGCGGTCGACCATGCCGCCTCCGCGCGCGGGCGGTGGCGCTGGGGGCTCAGGCCCGGCATGAGCCTCGCCAACGCCCACCCCTTCGGGATGAACGCGGGCGGCTGGCACTTCAGCCACGGCGTCGAGATGCTCGGCGTGCTGAACGTCCCCTCCGGCCCACCGCTCGGCGAGGCGCACGTCCGGGACGTCGTCGAGGTGTGGCGCCGGATCCGTCCCGACATGTACCGGCTCTTCGGCAACGTGGGGCGCACCTATGCGGAAGCCGCGCGCGCGATGGGCCTGGATCCCGAGCGTGACCTGAACCTGCGCCTCGCGGGTGACCATCCGGCCGAGCAGTACCTGATGGTGAGCTCGGGCCTCGAGGCGCTGCCCCTGCTCGGCAGCGCCTGCGAGGAACGCGACGGCGCGCACCTGGCCGAGGACCTGGCCATTGTCGAGGTGATCGACCGGCGGACGGGACGCCCGTGCGGCGACGGCGAGCGCGGCAACCTCGTGGTCACCGTCCTCGAAAAGGACAACTTCCTCCTCCGCTACGACCTCGAGGACCTGGTCCGCTGGAACACGAAGCCGTGCCCGTGCGGCGAGACGCACCGGCGCCTGTTCTACGAAGGCCGCGTGCGGGACATCGTCCGGGTCGGCGACCGCGAGCTGCTGCCCATTGACGTGGCGTTCGTGCTCTACGAGTTCCCCGAGGTGTCGCGCCCGTCGGCGGAGTATCAGATCGTGCGGCGAGCCGACGTCCTACGTGTCCGCGTCGAGTACGACCCCGCCGCGGACGCGGGCGGGCTCGCGCGGCGCCTCGGCGAGCGCTTCCAGGA from the Deltaproteobacteria bacterium genome contains:
- a CDS encoding phenylacetate--CoA ligase — encoded protein: MNADRRYYDPDVQTMPLERLRRLQAERLARQLDRVWAVPVPFFRRKLEAAGLRRADLRGLDDLRLIPTTVKDELRRSEEEHPPFGDYRGAPIEACVRLGASTGTSGRPTLILWTRKDLAVDHAASARGRWRWGLRPGMSLANAHPFGMNAGGWHFSHGVEMLGVLNVPSGPPLGEAHVRDVVEVWRRIRPDMYRLFGNVGRTYAEAARAMGLDPERDLNLRLAGDHPAEQYLMVSSGLEALPLLGSACEERDGAHLAEDLAIVEVIDRRTGRPCGDGERGNLVVTVLEKDNFLLRYDLEDLVRWNTKPCPCGETHRRLFYEGRVRDIVRVGDRELLPIDVAFVLYEFPEVSRPSAEYQIVRRADVLRVRVEYDPAADAGGLARRLGERFQERLGVTADVELVPRGAVPRFAYKAARVVDA